Genomic DNA from Flavobacterium sp. N502540:
AAATGTTAATTGTTACAATGGTAAAGACGGTACGCTAACCATCAATGTATCCGGAGGAACCGAAGAAGGCTACGAATATTCATTAGATAGTGGAGTTAATTGGACTCCTTTTAAGGATCCAAAAAGTTCAAAAGAAATTTTAACAGGCCTGTTTCCTGTTACAAAACCATCAATTACTTATAGTATAATAGTGAGGGACAAGAATGGCTGTGTAGCAAAAGTTAAAGATAAAGTCAAAGTTTTAACCGAAACGATATCAGAACCTTTAGCGCCATTATCATTAATTTATACCTACAAACAAGATCCCACATTTTCAGGAGCTTTCAACGGTAAAATTACAGCCTCTATAAGCGGTGGAACTATAAAAGACGATAAATCGTATGATTACAAATGGCTAAAAAAAACGGGAGAAGAGTTCAAAGTAACTGCTCAATATAATTCGACAAATAAAAGTTATACTATTTCACTGGAAAATGCACCTGCAGGAGCATATAAGTTAACCGTAACAGATAAAAATTATACGGATGGTATCAATAAAGCAGGATGTTCAATTATAGAATCAGTAAATACACTGGTTGAGCCTAAACCAATAAAAATAAAGTTAAAAGTAAGGCGAAACATATCCTGTAATTCGGCAAACTTAGGCGATGAAGGAAATTTAAACGAAAAATTAAGAGCAGACGGAGCTTTAGTAGCTTTAGTAGAAGGAGGAAAAGTATTAGAGCCGAACAAAAATATCGGTTTGCCGTATTATTTTTATTGGAAGAAATTAAATGCTAAAGGGGAATGGGATGATTTAGCCATAAACGATTCTATAGCACCTGACCTATCAAAGGGGACTTATTCTGTAAATGTTAAAGATGCTAACGGAATAATGCACGGCACGTATACTCCAACGGAGGAAACACCCAAAGCAGTCGAACAGGCAATTGCAGAACCTGGTGCAATGAAAGTGGTATTCAGTTCAGGAAATGTTTCTTGTTTTCAAGGGAAAAATGGCTGGGCAAAAGCCAGTATTAAAGACGGAAAATCTACCTATGCTTATACATGGTATGGACCAGATCATAATGGAATTAAAACGGATGAGTTATCCAATTTAGTTGCCGGAACGTATTATATTGAAGTTACGGATAAAGTTAAAGGTTGTTTTGTAAAAGGGAGTGTTGTAATAACAGAGCCAACTGAAGAAGTAAAAATTGAATACAAAGAAATTGAGACACCCACTTTTTCGGGGGCAACCAATGGAAGAATAGTAGCAAAAATTACCGGAGGAACCCCACTTGATGCCCCATTAAATAACGGTAATTTATATCATTATGAGTGGAAGAATTCGAAAGGCACAGTACAAAATGCAACAGCTCAGATTGTTGACGGAGTTTACACCATCACCTTAAAGAATGTACCGGCAGATTCTTATTTTCTAACGATAAAAGATAAAAATTATAATGAGGCTACAGGTCAAACGGTTAATTGCTCGGTAGTAGAATCGGAAGTAAAACTAACAGAACCGGATCCTTTAAAAGTAGTTTTTGAAATCGTTCGTACGATTTCATGTAATGCAAATAATGAGTTTGGAGATGCTACGGATACTACTCCGAAAGACGGTCGTCGTGACGAATCGCAAGATGGGATTTTAGTGGCTCATGTTACGGGAGGAACCCCTTTAGAACCGTCTGTAAATAATGGACTGCCTTATTATTACTATTGGAAAAAACAGCAGGCAGATGGCTCATGGCTTGCTTTAACAGATAGCAAGGGAGAAACGGCATCCAATCTTTCTCATGGGAATTATGCCTTAAACATAGAAGATAAAAAAGGAATCAGACTTGGTACTTATGTAAACAACATACTTACACAGGAAATAGATGTTACCCAATTTATGCAGGAACCTCCAAAACTGGCGGTAACCATAACGAAAGGGGATGTTTTTTGCAATGGAGGAAATGACGGCTGGGCTGCAGCAAACGTTACAGGCGGGACACCTCCATACCAATACAAATGGTCTAATGACGTTGAAAGCGATAAAAATACCGTTTTAAAAGCGGGTGAATATTGGGTGTTTGTTACAGATGCGAAAGGCTGTACGACACAGGAGAGTGTTACAATTTTAGAACCCAAAGCACCTTTGGCAGTGAAATTTACAGAGGTTTTAAATCCTACCTTTTATAAAGCGACCAACGGAAAAATTGTAACAGAGGTTACAGGAGGAACTATTGCAAATAACAATTCATACGGATACGAATGGAAAAATAGTAAAGGAATTGTACAAACGACCACAACGGCCAGTTTTAATAATGGCGTTTATACCATTACATTGTACGGACTTCCTGAAGAATTGTATAGTTTGACTGTTCGTGATGCCAATTATGATGCGGCAACAAATAAAAAAGGCTGTACGGTAGTAAATGCTCTCACAGCATTAGACGATCCGGAACCGCTTGAAGTTTCTTTTGAAGTAATCCGTACTATTTCCTGTAATGTAAGCAATGAATTTGGAAATGAAACAAACAATAATCCGTTGGACAATCAAAGAGACGAATCTCAGGACGGGATTTTGAAAGTTCACGCCAAAGGCGGAATTCAGCTAAAAGCAGATAAGAATAACGGATTACCCTATTTTTATACTTGGAAGAAAAAACAAAAAGACGGTTCGTGGGTGCTTTGGAACGACCAGGATGAAACCGCAGAAAATTTATCCGAAGGAACTTATGCTCTTAACATAGAAGATGCCAACGGTATAAAACTGGGAACATACAGCAATACTGCTCTTATAAGTGAAGAGGATGCAAAACAATATGTGCCTCAGCCAACGCAGCTCAAACTGGAATTAACCAAGTTGAATGCCAGCTGTAATAATGGAAGTGATGGCTGGGCCGAAGCGTACGTAACAGGCGGAACTCCCCCTTATACTTATGCATGGACGAATGGAGAAACGACCTCAAAAATAGAAAACATTACTACAAATAATTATTTTGTAATTGTAACTGATGCCAAAGGATGTATCGTTCAGGGAAGTATTTTTGTGGGTGATCCTAAAGGAATCCTTACTACCGAAACAGTCAAAGACCCGATTTGTTACAAAGGAAACGATGGTTCAATAGTACTTAATGTCACAGGTGGAAATTTACCGTACAGTTACATTTGGAATACCGGTGCAACTACTAAGGACTTAGGCAATCTTACGGCAGGAAATTACGAAGTAACCATCAATTGTCTGGACTGTTGTGTGTATAAAAAGAGATTTGTTTTAAAAGACCCGCAGCCGGTTGTTGTGAATATAGGTCCGGACAGAACATTATGTATAGATCAAAATTTAGATTTAGAGGCTACAATTGCAGATCAAAAGGCACAATACCACTGGACTTCGACAAACGGATTTAGTTCCAACGAAGCAAAAATAAACGTATCAAAAGCCGGAACCTATAAGGTAAAAGTAACGTCCGGTCTAGGCTGTATTGGCGAGGATGAAGTGGTGATAAAAACAAGTCAGACCCCAATTGGTGCTGAGTTTTTGCTAAGTTCGCAAGCCTATTTAGACGAAGAAGTAATTTTAGTCAACACCAGTAATCCTTTTGGTGACAGTACCAAATGGGTAATTCCGAGTGGCGTAAAAGTGGTAGAACAAAAAGAAAAATACATCACCTTAAAGTTTGACGCAGCAGGTTTTTACACCATTGGTTTGCAGCAGACTCAAGGAGAATGTTTTGCTACATTCAATAAAAATATTGCAGTAGAGAAAAGAAGTACCTTGCCCAAT
This window encodes:
- a CDS encoding T9SS type A sorting domain-containing protein; this encodes MKKIYLLLILLVSGFGFGQVNLTGSANYHAIVTATIGDATGDGCCCGGLGSLNLDGIGSASVLKKSDDSFWENTSNSFERDYTDSNLATSISLYSRRRTRSNGCRVTQEKDVTVLVGRNQDITYKDWDDANVTGVFAPYVYGTLRVQTYPVINLVNPNVLNNMIGSDSKINIPEITGVKEEYFNWMYHIEGEQERVRRGLSWRWVDKWRSLPAAYQAINKLNIQCKDFLPYEAIGKKITLRANVIGSRVELLYVKSAPHILSVETIKTSCFDTNDGKVKINFSRPLDVGETLSLDFDGMNGDDVYNITKDGIFDGKKLDNDNSFTVKKLNKGLTTLKLIGFFNQGVFKANTYVMDPQHQTSFTITSPEPVDFSLSSTNVNCYNGKDGTLTINVSGGTEEGYEYSLDSGVNWTPFKDPKSSKEILTGLFPVTKPSITYSIIVRDKNGCVAKVKDKVKVLTETISEPLAPLSLIYTYKQDPTFSGAFNGKITASISGGTIKDDKSYDYKWLKKTGEEFKVTAQYNSTNKSYTISLENAPAGAYKLTVTDKNYTDGINKAGCSIIESVNTLVEPKPIKIKLKVRRNISCNSANLGDEGNLNEKLRADGALVALVEGGKVLEPNKNIGLPYYFYWKKLNAKGEWDDLAINDSIAPDLSKGTYSVNVKDANGIMHGTYTPTEETPKAVEQAIAEPGAMKVVFSSGNVSCFQGKNGWAKASIKDGKSTYAYTWYGPDHNGIKTDELSNLVAGTYYIEVTDKVKGCFVKGSVVITEPTEEVKIEYKEIETPTFSGATNGRIVAKITGGTPLDAPLNNGNLYHYEWKNSKGTVQNATAQIVDGVYTITLKNVPADSYFLTIKDKNYNEATGQTVNCSVVESEVKLTEPDPLKVVFEIVRTISCNANNEFGDATDTTPKDGRRDESQDGILVAHVTGGTPLEPSVNNGLPYYYYWKKQQADGSWLALTDSKGETASNLSHGNYALNIEDKKGIRLGTYVNNILTQEIDVTQFMQEPPKLAVTITKGDVFCNGGNDGWAAANVTGGTPPYQYKWSNDVESDKNTVLKAGEYWVFVTDAKGCTTQESVTILEPKAPLAVKFTEVLNPTFYKATNGKIVTEVTGGTIANNNSYGYEWKNSKGIVQTTTTASFNNGVYTITLYGLPEELYSLTVRDANYDAATNKKGCTVVNALTALDDPEPLEVSFEVIRTISCNVSNEFGNETNNNPLDNQRDESQDGILKVHAKGGIQLKADKNNGLPYFYTWKKKQKDGSWVLWNDQDETAENLSEGTYALNIEDANGIKLGTYSNTALISEEDAKQYVPQPTQLKLELTKLNASCNNGSDGWAEAYVTGGTPPYTYAWTNGETTSKIENITTNNYFVIVTDAKGCIVQGSIFVGDPKGILTTETVKDPICYKGNDGSIVLNVTGGNLPYSYIWNTGATTKDLGNLTAGNYEVTINCLDCCVYKKRFVLKDPQPVVVNIGPDRTLCIDQNLDLEATIADQKAQYHWTSTNGFSSNEAKINVSKAGTYKVKVTSGLGCIGEDEVVIKTSQTPIGAEFLLSSQAYLDEEVILVNTSNPFGDSTKWVIPSGVKVVEQKEKYITLKFDAAGFYTIGLQQTQGECFATFNKNIAVEKRSTLPNGVTASQFIVDFIVTPNPTNGNFKAIVSLENTGAINLRLFSTSGQNTIIQKKESGKKKYEIDFETSLESGMYVLVLETGQQTLVKKIIIY